One genomic segment of Vespa crabro chromosome 3, iyVesCrab1.2, whole genome shotgun sequence includes these proteins:
- the LOC124422867 gene encoding odorant receptor 13a-like, with translation MEEDLKAGANEEDKKTMRNIATISRKISIISTIMCLSVVVVYLIFRYVTILYIGRNLLFRAYFPYDAHISPNYEVTIVAQLIATVYAATSYTAVDTFIAMLVLHACGQLSNLKRDLMNLRPRTSDEFKTKLIYIVEKHDYLNSFADTIEDQFNVMLLIQMLGCTIQLCFQSFQALLVSSIIGEPNELFLLELSFLILYVFYVLIQLYLYCYVGERILSESKNILQAAYDCEWYNLTTKEAKSLLMIMYRARTPLCLTAGKFCTFTQELYSSILKTSMGYLSVLYAMKMKNLT, from the exons ATGGAGGAGGATCTGAAAGCTGGAGCGAACGAAGAGGATAAAAAGACAATGAGAAACATTGCGACGATTTCGAGGAAGATATCGATCATAAGTACCATCATGTGTCTCAGTGTCGTCGTTGTCTACCTTATATTTCGTTACGTCACGATTCTTTATATCGGTCgtaatcttttatttcgaGCGTATTTTCCTTACGATGCACATATCAGTCCTAATTACGAGGTAACAATTGTAGCTCAATTGATAGCAACAGTGTACGCCGCCACATCCTACACAGCCGTGGACACCTTCATCGCCATGCTCGTTCTTCATGCTTGTGGACAACTTTCGAACTTAAAACGAGATCTGATGAATTTGCGACCTAGAACCAGTGACGAGTTTAAAACCAAATTAATCTATATAGTCGAGAAACATGACTATCTTAACAG TTTTGCCGATACGATCGAGGATCAATTCAACGTAATGCTACTGATTCAGATGCTCGGTTGTACCATACAATTGTGCTTTCAATCTTTCCAAGCGCTCTTGGTAAgt TCGATAATCGGTGAACCAAATGAACTTTTTCTCTTGGAATTATCCTTTCTAATACTTTACGTGTTTTACGTACTAATTCAGCTTTATCTTTATTGCTACGTCGGCGAGAGAATTCTTTCGGAG AGCAAGAATATTCTACAGGCCGCATACGATTGTGAGTGGTACAATTTAACAACGAAAGAGGCTAAATCACTTCTAATGATTATGTATCGTGCACGAACGCCGTTGTGTCTTACGGCTGGTAAATTCTGTACCTTCACCCAAGAATTATACAGTAGC ATTTTGAAGACATCGATGGGTTACTTGTCGGTTCTTTAtgcaatgaaaatgaagaatcTAACGTGA
- the LOC124422868 gene encoding odorant receptor 13a-like yields MTMVFEDDLNYAIGWNRLSLQILGVWPDWKDNASDPTLSKYWFLLHSFFMLGFVTLPQSAYLLMIWGDVDLTTEILATGIVPVSMSCIKLLFARYYLESLRPLLSSFVEDWKRSKTEDERSVMLVNAKKARIISIWCTTLGHFMTSILILPRSLMIAQMQRDQFDPPSTVVYPAYFPYDISGTSAFLISCFGQIVAAYSATVSYVGVDTFITMLVLHACAQITNLRHALENLSNGTSEIANEFTTKLTWIVKRHEHLNWFVNRMIIFILLMMQHDAFQLVRIMEHDGGDFPIERLVFIVLFLVVILVQLYLYCYVGEMLIVESSAMGTSVYESQWCTLSPKDARNIIFVMHRSSIPFRLTAGKFGTFSMEMFSSILKTTIGYLSVLLTVTEKKD; encoded by the exons ATGACAATGGTATTCGAAGATG ACTTAAATTATGCCATTGGTTGGAACCGGCTGAGCCTACAAATACTTGGTGTATGGCCGGATTGGAAGGACAATGCAAGTGATCCTACCTTATCGAAATATTGGTTCCTACTGCATTCGTTTTTTATGCTGGGATTTGTCACTCTACCACAGTCGGCATATCTTTTGATGATATGGGGTGACGTAGATCTGACGACAGAGATTTTGGCGACGGGAATCGTCCCGGTATCCATGTCTTGCATAAAGTTGTTGTTCGCACGATATTATTTGGAAT CTCTTAGACCACTTCTCAGTTCCTTCGTCGAAGATTGGAAGAGATCGAAAACCGAGGATGAGAGATCGGTCATGTTGGTTAACGCTAAAAAGGCAAGAATCATATCGATATGGTGTACGACATTAGGACATTTTATGACATCGATTCTCATTCTACCTCGAAGCTTGATGATCGCGCAAATGCAAAGAGATCAATTCGATCCCCCAAGTACGGTCGTTTATCCCGCTTATTTTCCATACGACATTAGTGGAACTTCagcttttttaatttcctgtTTCGGACAAATCGTAGCGGCGTATAGCGCTACCGTATCATATGTAGGAGTAGACACGTTTATCACAATGCTCGTCCTTCATGCCTGCGCACAAATTACCAATCTCAGGCATGCACTTGAAAATCTATCGAACGGCACGAGCGAAATAGCCAATGAGTTTACAACAAAATTGACGTGGATCGTAAAGAGACACGAACATCTCAACTGGTTCGTCAATCgaatgatcatttttattttattgatgatGCAACACGAT GCCTTTCAATTAGTTCGC ATAATGGAACACGATGGGGGTGATTTTCCCATAGAACGATTGgtttttattgtattgtttTTAGTTGTTATCTTGGTACAACTCTATCTATATTGTTACGTTGGGGAAATGCTTATCGTTgag AGTTCTGCAATGGGCACGTCAGTGTACGAGTCGCAGTGGTGCACGTTGTCTCCAAAAGATGCACGAAATATCATTTTCGTGATGCATCGATCTTCTATACCATTTCGTTTAACGGCCGGAAAATTCGGCACTTTTTCGATGGAAATGTTTAGCAGC ATTTTAAAAACTACAATTGGATATCTTTCGGTGTTATTAACGGTAAcggaaaaaaaggattaa
- the LOC124422869 gene encoding uncharacterized protein LOC124422869: protein MVHHFKSDGHACWTKKKRRTSISNDEPEHSRSTRAACYNRLSTMTTVFEEDLNYAIGWNRLSLQILGIWPDSNESDFALSKYWFILHSFFMLGFITLPQSAYLLMVWGDIELMTEIVATANVPVTMSCIKLLFARYHLECKGNFCGENVITHRSILEDWKRSKTEDERSVMLVNAKKARIISIWCTTLAHFMTSIYILPRSLMISQMQRDQFDPPSTVVYPAYFPYDISGTSAFLISCFGQIVAAYSATVSYIGVDTFITMLVLHVCAQMTNLRHALKNLSNGTSEIANEFTTKLTWIVKRHEHLNWYAKSIENSFNMLMLIQILACIVQVCFQTFQLFRIMPHDDDAFPIEQLFFIIFFVIVTLVQLYLYCYVGEMLIVESTAIGTSAYESQWYTLSAKDAQNIIFVMHRSCVPLRLTAGKFGTFSMEMFSRVRENHQYLKKHNRISFNVTNVRRACVLDEEKEKDVYISSDEPERSRCIAASYNRLSTMTTESEEDLNYAIGWNRFNLTVLGVWPEPSKTTFLWRLTSASIFWTSTTVTLLFINVPQMADLILNSTRLDEVIENLSINIPIAFAVTKQIVLWYHGKALKSLLVEIVNDWNQTQQESERSLMLKTAKLSRMISLFCSTLSYIMVITFISLQIYANMASASEVDLGGLLHPATFPYDTKKSPSFEITWLGQFMATILAGISYSCFDTFHAVFVLHLCGQLSVLQSNIRELAEIAKRDVVLFQNRLGYIVNRHEQLYKFAIIVEDCFNLTLLGQTLISTAMFCMTGYRMITSMGTNEEELPIAGLIFYITFYIYTMLHLYIYCYVGETLLVESTEIAFSAYDCEWYDLPPKKAICLLIIICRARIAFQITAGKFCPFSLELFGAIIKTSAGYLSVLLAMKNNPVEE, encoded by the exons ATGGTACATCATTTTAAGTCTGACGGGCATGCGTGctggacgaagaaaaagagaaggacgtCTATATCGAACGACGAGCCAGAGCACAGTCGTTCAACACGCGCCGCGTGCTATAATCGTCTTTCTACGATGACAACGGTATTCGAAGAAG ATTTAAATTATGCCATTGGTTGGAACAGACTAAGCCTACAAATACTTGGTATATGGCCGGATTCGAATGAGAGTGATTTTGCCTTATCGAAATATTGGTTCATTTTACATTCATTCTTTATGCTGGGATTTATCACTTTGCCACAGTCGGCATATCTCTTGATGGTATGGGGTGACATAGAACTGATGACAGAAATTGTGGCGACGGCGAACGTACCGGTTACCATGTCCTGCATAAAGTTGTTGTTCGCACGATATCATTTGGAATGTAAGGGTAACTTTTGTGGTGAAAACGTAATAACGCACAGATCTATACTag AAGACTGGAAGAGATCGAAAACCGAGGATGAGAGATCGGTCATGTTGGTTAACGCTAAAAAGGCAAGAATCATATCTATATGGTGTACGACATTAGCACATTTTATGACATCGATTTACATTCTACCTCGAAGCTTGATGATCTCGCAAATGCAAAGAGACCAATTCGACCCCCCAAGTACGGTCGTTTATCCCGCTTATTTTCCATACGACATTAGTGGAACTTCagcttttttaatttcctgtTTCGGACAAATCGTAGCGGCGTATAGCGCTACCGTATCATATATAGGCGTAGACACGTTTATCACGATGCTCGTCCTTCATGTCTGCGCACAAATGACCAATCTCAGGCATGCACTTAAAAATCTATCGAACGGCACGAGCGAGATAGCCAATGAGTTTACAACAAAATTGACGTGGATCGTGAAGAGACACGAACATCTCAACTG GTACGCCAAATCGATCGAGAATTCATTTAACATGTTGATGCTAATTCAAATACTGGCTTGCATCGTTCAAGTTTGCTTTCAGACATTTCAACTATTTCGC ATAATGCCACACGATGATGATGCATTTCCAATAGAACAgctgttttttattatattctttgtaaTTGTTACCTTGGTACAACTATATCTGTATTGTTACGTTGGAGAAATGCTTATCGTcgag AGTACTGCAATAGGCACGTCAGCATACGAGTCGCAGTGGTATACTTTGTCTGCAAAGGATGCacaaaatatcattttcgTGATGCATCGATCTTGTGTGCCACTTCGTTTAACAGCCGGAAAATTCGGCACTTTTTCAATGGAAATGTTTAGCAGAGTAAGAGAAAATCATCAAT ATCTTAAAAAGCACAATAGGATATCTTTCAATGTTACTAACG TCAGACGGGCATGCGTGctggacgaagaaaaagagaaggacgtCTACATATCGAGTGACGAGCCAGAGCGCAGTCGTTGTATCGCCGCGTCTTATAATCGTCTTTCTACGATGACAACGGAATCCGAGGAAG ATTTAAATTACGCCATTGGTTGGAATCGTTTTAATTTGACGGTGTTAGGAGTTTGGCCTGAACCATCGAAGACGACGTTTCTTTGGCGATTAACGTCAGCCAGTATATTTTGGACGAGCACTACCGTGACCCTTTTATTCATAAATGTACCACAAATGGCAGATCTGATTTTGAATTCAACCAGACTGGACGAAGTCATAGAAAATTTATCCATCAACATACCAATAGCTTTCGCTGTGACTAAGCAAATCGTTTTGTGGTATCACGGAAAAG CATTGAAATCATTACTCGTCGAGATAGTTAACGACTGGAATCAAACGCAACAAGAATCAGAACGTTCGTTGATGTTGAAAACTGCTAAATTGAGTCGAATgatatctctcttttgttctACTTTGTCGTACATAATGGTGATCACCTTCATATCGCTTCAAATTTATGCGAATATGGCTAGTGCCTCTGAAGTCGATCTAGGAGGACTTTTGCATCCAGCGACCTTTCCATACGACACCAAGAAAAGTCCTTCTTTTGAGATCACTTGGTTGGGACAATTCATGGCAACGATTCTAGCAGGCATCAGTTATTCTTGCTTCGATACTTTTCACGCAGTCTTTGTTTTGCATTTGTGTGGACAACTGTCGGTTTTGCAATCGAATATAAGAGAATTGGCGGAGATAGCGAAGCGTGACGTCGTTCTGTTTCAAAATAGGCTCGGCTACATTGTGAACAGGCACGAACAACTCTACAA aTTCGCCATAATAGTCGAGGATTGTTTCAATCTTACTCTACTAGGGCAAACTTTGATTTCGACGGCTATGTTCTGCATGACGGGTTATCGTATGATCAcg TCGATGGGCACAAATGAAGAAGAATTGCCGATAGCAGGATTGATATTTTACattacgttttatatatacacgatgttgcatttatatatatattgttacgtTGGTGAAACTCTTCTGGTCGAG AGCACTGAAATAGCTTTCTCCGCTTACGATTGCGAATGGTATGACTTGCCTCCAAAAAAGGCAATCTGCTTGCTGATAATAATTTGTCGAGCAAGAATAGCATTTCAAATCACCGCTGGAAAATTTTGTCCATTTTCGTTAGAATTGTTTGGCGCT atcATTAAAACATCCGCCGGATATTTATCGGTATTACTAGCTATGAAAAATAATCCAGTAGaagagtaa